In Labeo rohita strain BAU-BD-2019 chromosome 8, IGBB_LRoh.1.0, whole genome shotgun sequence, the genomic window CTTCATTGTTGACGGCCTATCAAGCCGAGTTACTGGAGGAGCTGGGCATGCAGCTCGATGCCAGTAACCCAAACCCGATGGTTTGGGAGGAGATCTGCAACATAACAGATCTCAATCTGCGCACCTCACGTGGCGCGGTGCAAAGCTGCGGCCGTACCATGGCTCTCTCCGTCGCGGGCGAGAGATTGCTGTGGTTAAATCTATCGAGTATCGGGGACAGGGAGAAATTGGATTTTCTCAACGCTCCTGTAGACTCCTGTAGACTCAGCACCTCTGTCTCATCGCAGCGATGAGACAGAGGTGCGATCTCCAGAAGAAGGAAGGAGAAGCGTTTGACATCTGTCTGCCGCGTAAAAGAGCTTCCCGCCCTCCTGTTCCCCCTCGGCCTGTTCCTCTGACGCAGAACAGGAGGTTTTTGAATGCGTCCAGAACTGCGAAAACCCCGAGCACAGAGCAGTCGGCCCGCACCCCTGCTGCTCCAAATGCAAGCCATGGGGAAAGCAGTCATTCGCGGCAGCGGCAGCAAAGTCCAAGTCCATTCACCCTTCCAGCAAAAAGAGGAGGGATACCTAGAACGCAATCTCCGCAGGGGAGGGACGGGCAGCACCTAGGGTTTTCTGCGATGTCCTCTCCTGAGTCCACCACGTCGGTTCCCCCACCCACGAAGAAGCGGAGGATGTGGAGTTTGGGTGGAGAAACGGTTCTAAGTTGTGTTCGGGCCAGTTCAGTTTCCCCTCAACACACAAAGTTTTGTGGATTGCTGACAGCGATCCCGCAAGTTCAAGTGCGGACAACGCGGCCACTGAAGTTATGTGGTCAGATGAGTTCAGGCACAAGTTCTCGAGTGAATTGTCACAAATCACTTCAGCCCCTGGGTTCAcagcaaataaaaaattctCTGTCGCATCCAGGCTCAATGCCGAGGGCACAgggaaacaaaaacataatatcaATAAACCAAGAGATAATTTGGTCTCTGGGCCACACAGATTCTGGCCGTTTTTCTCTCTGTCCACTAGATGGCGCCAGCGCTCCATCTATGGAATCGGTTCATCTGAACCCTCTGGCTCTTCATCAGGAGGCATGGAGAGAGTGTTCTCCGCACCCGTGGGTCCTCACGACTGTAACCAGGGGTTACAGGCTTCAGTTCGCTGTAAAACCCCCTCCTTTCAACGGGGTTATAGCATCTGTAGCAAACGGGGATTCAGCTTGGGTGTTAGAAGCAGAAATATCCTCCCTCCTAGAGAAAAGAGCTATAAGACGAGTTCCAGTGGGGAAAACTCAGAGGGGCTATTACTCCCGTTATTTTCTAATTCCAAAGAAAGATGGGGGTTTGCACCCGATACTGGACCTGCGTGCTCTAAACAAGCACTTAAGAAAGTACAAATTCCAGATGCTCACAGTCGGGGCTCTCACTCGTTCAGTCCGCCGGGGAGATTGGTTTGCTACGGTCGATCTCAACGATGCTTACTTTCATATAAGCGTCTATCCGGCGCACAGGAAATATCTCAGGTTTTCCTTTCAGAACGAAGTGTGCGAATTTGTTACTCTCCCGTTCGGGCTCAGCCTTGCTCCACATGCGTTCAGCAGATGCATAGAAGCAGCATTATCTCCCCTGAGACACAAGGGTCTCAGAATATCTGCTTATTTGGACGATTATCTGATTTGCGCTCATTTGCGGGAGCGCGCGAAACGAGACATAGAGATGCTCACGTCTCATCTCACGAATCTGGGGTTCAGGATCAACTATGCCAAAAGCCATCTGATCCCGTCCCAGGAGATAGAGTATCTAGGCTTGCGAATAGACTCGGTGGAATATTGCGCTATGCTCTCGGAAAGGAGGATAACGGCATTTTATCAGTGCCTAGCCCGGTTGGGAAACCTGATCTCGTTCAGGACCTGTCTCCGCCTTCTGGGCATGATGGCTTCGTCACTGTCTGTGGGCCCGCTGGGCTTGCTGAAAATGAGGAGCTTCCAGCATTGGGTTGAGGCGAGGCGTCTGTGCCCACGTCGGCACCTCGCACGCAGAGTGAGAATTACCACGGCGTGCGTGATGGCTCTTCATCAGTGGAGAAACTAGCTCTGAAGCATTTTCGCCCATTCTTGGAGGGTTTTCATGTTCTAGTCAGGACAGACAACACGACGGTGGTGGCATATATCAATCGCCAAGGGGGAACGAAGGATGTGGAGTTTGGGCGGAGAAACGGTTCTAAGTTGTGTTCGGGCCAGTTAAATTTCCCCTCAACACACAAAGTTTTGTGGATTGCTGACAGCAATCCCGCAAGTTCAAGTGTGGAGAACGCGGCCACCGAAGTTATGTGGTCAGATGAGTTCAGGCACAAGTTCTCGAGTGAATTGTCACAAATCACTTCAACCCCTGGGTTCAACGCGTTCGTTGCAACTGCACAATCTAGCACGCAAGCTGATTGTCTGGAGTGCCACGCATTTCAGTTCGCTGCCCGCAACGCACGTCCCAGGAGTCCTGAATGTTGGAGCAGATCTCCTGTCGAGGGCAACCAGTTATACGGAGAATGGGTACTCCACTCGCAGGTGGTGAATCAGATCTGGGAAATTTACGGCAGGGCTGCCGTAGATCTATTCGCCTCGCGACCAATCGCAAAATGTCCGCTGTATTTCTCTCTCAGAGACGAAAATGCACCCTTGGGTGTGGATGCGCTGGCACACCCGTGGCTGAACGTGTTGCTATACGCATTCCCACCGCTGAGTCTAATTTTCCCCACCCTAGACAGAGTAAGAGAAAACGGATTATTTCTTCTTCTGATAGCCCCTCATTGGCCAGGGAGGCTGTGGCTGGCAGAGATTGTCCAGCTCCTTTGGGGAGAGCCCTGGCAACTCCCATTGCGTCGGGACCTGCTGTCCCAAGCAGGGGGGCAAATTTTTCACCCCCATCCGGAACGAATCAATCTTTGGGTCTGGCCCGTGAAGGGTTGAATCTAAATGCACCTGGGCTTCCCCAGGAGGTCATAAATACTATACAAAGTGCTAGAGCTCCATCAACTCGCTCACTGTATGATCTGAAATGGCGGGTCTTTGAGGACTGGTGCACTCGTAAAGGAGTTATTCCTTTTCAGTGTGCGGTGAGTGAGGTTCTCTGTTTTTTGCAAAGCTTACTGAACAATGGGAGAGCGTTCTCTACCATTAAAGTTTACCTGGCTGCAATTTCGGCCTGTCATGTGGGCTTCGAAGGTGTTTCAGTGGGCCGGCACCCTCTTATAGGCCGTTTTATGAAAGGGGTGAGGCGTTTGAGACCAGCGTCGAAGCGACTGGTCCCGTCATGGGATTTGTCTATGGTCTTGAGTGCTTTAACTCAGGCCCCGTTTGAACCTCTGGAGAGTGTTCATATTAAGCTTCTATCGTGGAAAACAGTCTTACTACTTGCTTTAGCCTCAGCTAAGCGAGTGGGGGAGTTACATGCCTTGTCGGTTCATCAAGCATGTCTAAATTTTAGTCTGGATGACAGCAAAGTTATGCTGCTGCCAAACCCAGCTTTCGTTCCCAAAGTCAGTGATTCAGCTTATAACTGCTCTGCTTTGGAGTTACATGCTTTCTACCCTCCTCCATTTTCTTCTTCAGAGGAGAGGAAATTGCACACTTTGTGTCCTGTATGAGCGTTACGCTTTTATGTAAACAGGACACGATCGTTCAGGAAAAACGATCAATTACTTGTTTCATGGGCCACTCATTGTAAGGGTAAGCCGATCTCCTCTCAGCGCCTCTCCCATTGGATGGTGGAGGCGATCAAACTAGCCTATACATCTATGGGTCTTCAGTCCCCAGAGGGCCTTAGGGCCCATTCCACGCGAGGTATTTCTACCTCATGGGCCCTGTTCAAGGGGATTTCGGTGGGAGATATTTGTGCGGCGGCAAGTTGGACTTCCCCCCCATACATTTATCAGATTTTACCGTCTTGATGTCACTGCGCCTTCATTGGCTCATGCAGTTCTTAGAGTTGGCTCTTTGGAGAACTAAAGTCTTGTCTTCCTTTATCGAGTCTGTTCAGGCGGCTTCGGAAAGCATGCGTTACGGGAGTTGGCTATATCATTCCCATAGTGAGAAACCGAGCGATTGTTTGAAAGAGAACGTTAGGTCACTTGCGTAACCCCGGTTCTCTGAGAACAGAGCGAGGTATCTCACCAGGCTTCCCTTCTCACATAACACGGGGGAAGAGCGTGCTTAGAATGCCGTTTTTGGGGATCACAGCTGTATATATAGGGAGAGGGGTGGGCTCCTTGTACGAGCTGTGATTGATCCGTCCTTCGGACAGACGTGGTGTAATTGGTGCTTCCATAGTCTATCACGTCTGGGGGCGTTTCCCATAGTGAGATACCTCGCTCTGTTCTCAGAGAACCGGGGTTACGCAAGTAACCTAACATTTCTTGCATGTCGCCCCTGCATCATTTAACAAGAGCTCATTCATGTACAATCACTGCCAGTGACTCATTTACACATGCTGTTATGTGTTTATATGTACTGACCAACGTAGATTCTTGAATTCTTCGAAGTCTCATGTCAATGTTATGTCTTTACTTTCCAGTATCATGATGTTATGGAATAAAGAATATCAAGAATATGATCTTGTAGTGAGTTCTGTTACCACAAAGGTTAAGGGAGTGGCAAAGATAAATATACCAGACATTGGAGAAGTTGTGTGGGATGTGGTGGACTACAGTGGACCATATCAGGTAACAGTTacaccattattattattcatgccACAAACAAATTTGTTATTTCTTAATCAAGCAGAATTATGCTTGTATTTCAGTACAAGGTAATGTATAAACTCAAACAAATCAAAGTGATAatgttgttcttgttttattttgacagggaAGAAACTCCTTTTTTGTGGCGACAAATGTCAttgtcacaaaaaaacaaaaacaaggtaACTGCCCTGAGGTAAGTGTAGTTATTCTGATTTCAGATTATTTGGTAATACAACAagaaatgtatcttttttttttgttgagatGCATTCACCACTGTTGCTTTAAGCCAAACATAATCCATTCAACAGATGTTTGTATGTTCACACTTTAGGTTCCACCACATGGGAAACAGTGTCGGACAGATAAAGACTGTGAGAAGGGGTTTTCTGACCAACATAGCCATGGTAATGTTATATGAAGAAACTATTTGAAGTTACGCAGCTTGAGAGGAAGCATTACAATGTCAGACCAAATGATATTTTGATATGAAATTAAACGTTGATttgtttgaatatttgaataatacTATATACTTGAATAAACCATTACCTGAGGTTTGTTCCTGTGTTTTCCGCTAAGGTATTCAAACAGGTGCCTGTGTGAAATTGGAGGTACTAAGGAAAACATGTGAAATGACAGCTTGGTGCCCTATTGAGAACAAGACGAGTCCCAAGTGCTGTAATGTACTAAtttatattaaagggatagttcgcccaaaaatgaacattttgtcataatttactcaccttcgtGTTCTTCCAAACCTGttcagttgaggtcaaaagtttacagagaccttgcagaatctgcaaaatgttcattattttaccaaaataagagggatcatacaaaatgcatgttattttttatgtagtactgacctgaataagatatttaacagatttattaaaaaaaaaaaaaactgaaatatcacatggtcctaagtattcaggcccatttgctgtgacactcatatatttaactgtgctgtgctgtccatttcttctgatcatccttgagatggttctataccttcatttgagtccagctgtgtttgattatactgattggacttgattaggaaagccacacacctgtctatataagaccttacagctcacagtgcatgtcagagcaaatgagaatcatgaggtcaaaggaactgcctgaagagctcagagacagaattgtggcaaggcacagatgtGGCCAAggatacaaaaaaatttctgctgcacttaaggttcctaagagcacagtggcctccataatccttaaatggaagacgtttgggacgaccagaacccttcctagagctgcccgtccggccaaactgagctatcgggggagaagagccttggtgagtgAGGTAAAGaggaacccaaagatcactgtggctgagctccagagatgcagtcgggagatgggaaaaagttgtagaaagtcaaccatcactgcagccctccaccagttggggctttatggcagagtgacGGAagtctctcctcagtgcaagacacatgaaagcctgcatggagtttgctaaaaaacacctgaaggactccaagatggtgagaaataagattctctggtctgatgagaccaagatagaactttttggccttagttctaagcggtatgtgtggagaaaaccaggcactgctcatcacctgtccaatacagtcccaacagtgaagcatggtggtggcagcatcatgctgtgggggtgtttttcagctgcaggcacaggacgactggttgcaatcgagggaaagatgaatgcggccaaggaaagggatatcctggacgaaaaccttctccagagtgctcaggacctcagactgggaatgaatcagccgttggaatgaatcagttgactgccatcttgtgattttaatttgacatttcaactattttttttaagtcttaaatcatttcaaatatccGTATTCAGTGTTTATctttaaaaactaaacattatttatgcatttaactgCAGGTCATGTCCCCTTTGAGCTACATGAAACTTTGTAAATACATCTGAGTGAAACATCTCTTTGTAGTCTTTGGCCATTCTCAgaattcaaatgattaatccatatatattttattaatttttttcacaattcagtaAAATATATGACCACATATCTGTCTACATAGAtcaccaaaaaataattattttattataccaGCAAAGACATATTCATTACTCTACACAAgaacaattaattttattaggatattaaacaAATACTAACTTGTTTCTAGTTATTCCAACCCGATTGCAagagaaaacaaatgttttacaagTCGGAAATTTTTTATGGTatctaacaaaaacatttttttttaaaaaataggcaTGAAGGTCCATTGCTAAAAATAACTACATAATCAGAtcacacaaaaacatacaagtGAGATtcatacgaattagccaccaaaatgtaaaaatagttaAGAATTGTCATGAAATTGTGTTGGTTATTCTTTTGACTATTCTTCTAAACTATAGTATAAAGTCAATCAACTACTAACAGTTACATGTATTCATTTCGCAGatgattttatccaaagtgactaaatcttaattatatttttttctttattgccAGCTGTCTTCTTCATATCAAACATCCCCTGTCACAACTGTATGGCTTTTGCTAGCTTGTTCCTCTGACTTCCTACAACACAACATACTCCAGAGCTTCTCTTTCAGATACCTGTTTGAAGCTGTCAGAAGGAGAGAAGTCATGCCACTGTAAAAACTAAAGGCACTGGCTAAGGTGTGGTAGGTGATAAATTCCCCGATGAACCTtataatgaaaaacaaagcCACAATGCATAGAGTGGACAGATAAACTCCCACCAGGGATATGGTGATCTTGCACACCAGGACGTATGAGTCAGATCCCTGCACCTGGGTCTGGTTCTTCTTGAGAGCCAGTGTATGGGCGCACAGATGGGCGACCATTCTGACGGAGGTGGGCAGCATGATCATCAGAGGGATCGGGCAGAGGAGGCAAATAATAGCAGCAGCATAAGCATTTGCGTTTATCCGTAAAGTTAAAGAAGGCTGTGGACAGGTTAAATTGGCGATGTCACTCACATTGTCATTTTGTTCCAGTGATTCCACAATGTCGAGCGAGAACAAAGGAAAGAACAACAAGCAGGAGAGCATGCAGCTCAGCAGCACTGCAGCGTTGATCACAGAGGAGATGTTCCTCTTCAGTGCTCGGAAGCACTCGGAGGAGAAATTTACAACTTTGATGCAGTAGAAGAGACTCAGCCATGCAATGGCCCAGAAGCTGTTGAAGCTGCAAGTCATCATTAGATACGCTTCAATCCGGATAGCTAGAGGATATGGCCTAACGCACCAAATTTGGGGATTCTGGAAGACACTCACCACCAATGCGAAGGTGGCGATTACCAAGATGATGTTGCTGATGGAGATGACGTTTAGGATTAAACCGACAGTCTGAATGGTCCTGGTCTTCACTTGCTGTTGTATAGTAAAAATGAGGTTATATATGTTTCCAGAAACACCAACTATCACAAGtgcaacaaaaaacagaacGTGCCCGACGAAGGTCATGATGCTGCTCTTCAGTAAGTGAAGTCCTGCACTGATATGAGGTTTGGTGGGATGCACATTGTCTTATGTAGAAACAGGGACTCAATCTCTTATGCAAAGTGATTTTGTGTGGGTGAATCAGAGCAGGCTTTGTTCAAAGCTGAAAACACAAATTAGGTAAAATGAGAGAAATGCACCATGTTTACTACGGTTCAGATTACACAAAACAAGGTAAAACGAGAATTTGTGAATGTGTTAATGAATATAAATCTCATGCGTGTCACTTACACCCTGAGACTACTGATTTGTTatcatatgtatatgtaatgaGTATTAAATGTTCATGTTATCAACGTTCAGAATTTGCCTATTCAAATCTTGTTTGTTTGCTATTTAGACATAGTTGGAAATATGTTGGATAAAATGCAGTCTGTCCAATTTTACTATGCAAATGTCCTATAAGCTGGAGTACTTAAGTTTTGCATTCTCAAGTTCTTACATTGTCATCCAGGGATTATGGCTTGAGAGatgataaaatgcattttgatgaGACTGTAATGTAACAGCATGAAAGAAACAAACGTTCAAACGTTTGggctttttaaaaagaaattaataatttaattcagcaaagatgggttaaacatattaaaagtgGCAGTGAAGgtatttataatgtcacaaactTTATATTAATTAGTGTAACACAAACTATTAGGAAGCACATCTGTTtgtaacactgataataagaaatattttttgagcatcaaatcagcatataatgatttctgaaggatcatttgacactgaagagtaatgGCTGCTCAAAATCCGGCTTtcccagaaataaattacatttaaaaacttttttttaaaaaaagaaaacagatcaGTATTACTCCAAATAAATGAGCCTGCTTAAGagatgtttttccaaaaaaaaattcttactggtcataacttttgaatggtagtgctgttaaagttattattttatcatttttattttaagattatcTAGGCAAGAATAATCCTTGTATTTATGAGGTTTTAACTGACTAgtcaaaaataaactttaaatgttttgttttgtttttttggggccACTGATAATGGTAAAGTTATgtgaaaatctaataaaaatatatcaaatattacatacactaccagtcaaaagtttttgaacagtaagatttttaatgttttttaaagaagtctcgtctgctcaccaagcctacatttatttgatccaaagtacagcaaaacaatgcaattctgaaatatttttactatttaaaataactggtttacatttaaatatattttaaaatgtaatttattcctgtgatttccagactgactttttagcatcattacttcagtcacaggaaccttcagaaataattctaatattctgattttctgctaaaattattattattattattattattattattattattattatattggcaacaactgagtagatttttttttcaggtttctttgatgaattgaaggttcagaagaacagcatttatccgaaatagaaatcttttgtaacattataaatatctttatcatcacttttgatcaatttaaagcatccttgctaaataaaagtattaatttctacaatttctttcccctgactccaagcttttgaacagtatagtgtataatgttacaaaagctttttatttaagataaatgctgatctttggatctttctcttcatcaaagaatcctgaaaaaatgtaatgaactgttttaaatattgataatattaaaatgttttgtgaacagcaaatcagcatattagaatgatttctgaaggatcatgtgacactaaagactggagtaataatgctgaaaatttagctttgatcacaggaataaattacattttaaaatatattcaaatagaaagcagttattttaaattgtaaagatatttcacaatattactgcttttgctgtcttttgtatcaaataaatacagtcttggtgagcagaagagacttaaaaaaaataaaaataaaaatcttactgttcaaatacttttgactggtagtgtatacataaatatacatttgtacattataatgaatttttcgtcttacatttatttaaattaaaatgaaaaattgaggATGAAAGTgggtatatatatatgggtaTAATAAGAGTAAGTGAATGCACTGGTCTCAGTGAAAGTCTGTGTCCGTCCCAAGAAAGAGTGTGGCAAATAACTGTCTTCCAAAAGACCATGTGACCTCCTTCTTCTGTGCGAGCTCAGCACAGTTGCACTCCGCAGTCATCGTTCCTTCGCCAGTGTTTACATAATCACCGCCATGCCTTGCACTTTGCTGAACCTCTGTGAATACGACACGCAAAAAGTCGTCAAAATCAAGAGCGTCAGACTTGGGTCGCTGAAATGGACGTTAAACGGAGTCATCTTGATGTTCATTTGGTAAGTGTTTGTGTCCGTTGTTTCTTGCATGTCGCCCCCGCATCATTTAACAAGAGCTCATTCATGTACAATCACTGCCATTGACTCATTTACACGTGCTGTTATGTGTTTATATGTACTGACCAACGTAGATTCTTGAATTCTTCGAAGTCTCATGTCAATGTTATGTCTTTACTTTCCAGTATCATGATGTTATGGAATAAAGAATATCAAGAATATGATCTTGTAGTGAGTTCTGTTACCACAAAGGTTAAGGGAGTGGCAAAGATAAATACACCAGACATTGGAGAAGTTGTGTGGGATGTGGTGGACTACAGTGGACCATATCAGGTAACAGTTacaccattattattattcatgccACAAACAAATTTGTTGTTTCTTAATCAAGCAGAATTATGCTTGTATTTCAGTACAAGGTAATGTATAATCTCAAACAAATCAAAGTGATAatgttgttcttgttttattttgacagggaAGAAACTCCTTTTTTGTGGCGACAAATGTCATTGTCACTAAAGACCAAAAACAAGGTAACTGCCCTGAGGTAAGTGTAGTTATTCTGATTTCAGATTATTTGGTAATACAACAagaaatgtatcttttttttttgttgagatGCATTCACCACTGTTGCTTTAAGCCAAACATAATCCATTCAACAGATGTTTGTATGTTCACACTTCAGGTTCCACCACATGGGAAACAGTGTCGGACAGATAAAGACTGTGAGAAGGGGTTTTCTGACCAACATAGCCATGGTAATGTTATATGAAGAAACTATTTGAAGTTACGCAGCTTGAGAGGAAGCATTACAATGTCAGaccaaataatattttgatatgaaattaaatgttgatttgtttgaatatttgaataatacTATATACTTGAATAAACCATTACCTGAGGTTTGTTCCTGTGTTTGTCTCTAAGGTATTCAAACAGGTGCCTGTGTGAAATTGGAAGTACTAAAGAAAACATGTGAAATGACAGCTTGGTGCCCTATTGAGAACAAGAAGAGTCCCAGGTGATGTAATGtactaatttatattaaaagcatagttcgtccaaaaatgaacattttgtcataatttactcaccttcgtGCTCTTCCAAACCTGttcagctgaggtcaaaagtttacagagaccttgcagaatctgcaaaatgttcattattttaccaaaataagagtgatcatacaaaatgcatgttatttttttatgtagtactgacctgaataagatatttaacataaacaatgtttatatatagtccacaagagaaaataagagttgagtttataaaaatgacctgttcaaaagtttacatacacttgattcttaatactgtgttgttacctgaatgatccacagccgtgttttttttttacttctggagcatcagtgagcatttaaaccttctgtaatagttgcatatgagtcctcagtgtaaaaagatggatctcagaatcatacagtcattggtggaaagggtttaaatacacaaaaatgctgaaaacccaaaAAATTTGTGCaaccttaaggatttttctgaagaaccgcaagcagtttaactgttcaaaacaaacaagggattcatcactttaaaaaaactggTGTGGATCAttgaggtaacaacacaatattaagaatcaagtgtatgtaaacttttgaacggggttaattttataaaatttaactgttattttctcttttggactatatgtaaacgtcttttatgtgaaatatcttattcaggtcagtactaaataaaaataacatgcattattttggtaaaataattaacattttgcagattctgcaaggtgtatgtaaacttttcaccTCAACTGTATGCAACACAAATGCAGATAATATGATTAcagaaaagtgtttttgtccatataatgaaaaaaacactGGTGACTTTCATTacatgttccaaaaaaaaaaagaaatagaaataggGAAGTTGTGCTGGTTGgtaacagaatattcattttggaTCTTTAAGAAGGAACAGTTTTGTAACAGTGTATTCTCATAATTGACTGTAGGATTGACTCATCGTTCTATATACTGTTTGTTGATTAAGATTGTTAGTGAAACCTAGTGTGACAGCAAAGCTACCAGTGCCACCAAAGAGACATTTGAGAAGTCTCTGAGAAGGAAGTTGCAGTTTTATAAAAACTAAGATTCTATTTACGGAAGTTTTCTAACGTCAGGCTTTCATTTCTGTTTCCCCAGACCAGCTCTTCTGGCATCTGCAGAAAATTTCACTGTGATGATCAAAAATAACATCAAATTTCCAGCATTTAATTACACAAGGTAGTACACAAGCTTAATAGTTGCAAATgcaattatattaacatttactttaaatgttaGCTAGAAGTAAGCTATGGAAAATATTTAGTATTCAAAAACCGATCATATAGTCATCCATTTATGTTTTAGAAGAAACATCCTGCCTGAAATGAACGACGCTTACcttaaaagctgcatttataaCCACTACAAAAATCCATACTGCCCCATTTTCCGTTTGGGAGACATTGTGAGTGCGGCCAAGGAGAATTTTTCAGAGATGGCAGTGGAGGTAAAACCTTTCTTTCCAAGGAAAATTTTTTTGTatgataaatgtctttaatgtcatttttgatcagtttaatgcatttttgctgaataagagtactaatttctttaaataaaaatttactgaccacaaacttgtGAACGGTagcatattttgttttgttttttttttacaacaaagTAAATTCCTGTTCACTTATCTGCACCACAGGGTGGTGTGATTGGGATCCAGATTAACTGGGACTGTGACCTAAACCACATTTTCCACAGATGTCTGCCCACATACTCATTCCGTCGCTTAGATGAAAAAGAAAGCAACAAAACCTTGTACCCTGGGCTCAATTTCAGGTGT contains:
- the LOC127169938 gene encoding taste receptor type 2 member 40-like; protein product: MTFVGHVLFFVALVIVGVSGNIYNLIFTIQQQVKTRTIQTVGLILNVISISNIILVIATFALVVSVFQNPQIWCVRPYPLAIRIEAYLMMTCSFNSFWAIAWLSLFYCIKVVNFSSECFRALKRNISSVINAAVLLSCMLSCLLFFPLFSLDIVESLEQNDNVSDIANLTCPQPSLTLRINANAYAAAIICLLCPIPLMIMLPTSVRMVAHLCAHTLALKKNQTQVQGSDSYVLVCKITISLVGVYLSTLCIVALFFIIRFIGEFITYHTLASAFSFYSGMTSLLLTASNRYLKEKLWSMLCCRKSEEQASKSHTVVTGDV